A stretch of DNA from Desulfosarcina ovata subsp. ovata:
GGGAGCCAGCCGGATCTCCACCGTTCCGGTTTTCCCGGATGTACTGGCTGGCGACCATCTTTTGCCGCTTTCCTGGTGGGTCAGGGTGACAAGCGTAAAAAATGGTTTGCCGTTTTTTTCCGCGGAAACCTTGAAAATCCCATAGGGCGGGGTGGACTTTTCCACGACCTCCCTGGCGGCCGCCAGAAATTCCCCGGCATTGCCGGCGGTATAGTAGTTCCCGCCCCCGGCATTGGCCATGCATTCCAACTGCTCCCGCTCCTCCTCGGTGACATCGAAGCCGATGACGTGCATGACGAATTTGATGCCCGCATCTTTGAGTTCACGGACCAGCCCGCAGGGATCCGGATCGCAGGTCTCCTTGCCGTCGGAAACCAGAACAATGGTCGTTTCGTTCTCGAGATGTTTGATACGCTCGGCCGTCAGGCGCACCGACCGGCTGATGGGGGTTTTCCCCTTGGGGTTCAAGGCCTGGATTTTGGCGGTCATCTTCTCTTTGTCCAGCCGTTCCAGGGGAATCAATTCCTCGACATCGTCGCAGTCGCCCTTGCGGCGGTGCCCGTAAGCCACCAGGCCAACCGTGCTCTCATCCGGCAATTCCTGCACCAGGCCGGTGAGGACTTCCTTGGCGATGGCAATTTTGGCCTGGCCCTCCACCTGGCCCCACATGGAGCCCGAAGCGTCCAGGATGAAAAGGATGTTTCCGGCCGTTTCGGCGGCAGCCGTGTTTTCGGAAAGGGATTTTTCCACTGATAGTACTGCTGGTGTGAGAGAAAACAGCAACGCGAACATTGCCGCGAGCCCGATCAGGATTTTCTTAAGCGTCAACATATCGATCTCCGTGGTATGGGTTCCCAGTTGTCGGTCTTCAAGGTGCGCCTAAAGATACCAGCCGTTCGATGATGGCTTGGCGGTTTTGCTGTTCATAGGCTTTTTCGCCCCGCCGCGGGGTCCTGGCCCAATCCAGGGCGGTTTGGCCGCTGCCATCCCGGGCGTCGATGTCGGCACCATGGTCCAGGTAGAATTCCAGCGGCTCGAGCCACGCCTTTTTGGCGGCGTGCATCAAAAGTGTTGTGCCGCTTTTGCTGATGGGCTTGTTGATATCCGCCCCTTTGGAAAAAAGCATGCCGAGGGTTTCCCGGACACCGGGTTGGAAAACGCCGTTCTTGGTTTTAAAGGCCAATTTCCAGACGTTGGTTTCGTCGTTGACCGGGGCGCCCGCTTCCACCAGCACGGCAATCACCGCCTGCCAGTGCTTGCGGTTGCTTTGGGCCTGGGAAAGGGCATCATTGTCGGAGCGGTCCCGGTAGGCCAGATCGCCGCCCCGGGTGATGATCATTTTGACCATATCGGCCGTACTCAGGTTGGCCGCGCTTTGCAGCAGGGGAGCGCCGTAAACCAGGGCATTGGGGTCCATCCCATTGTCGATCCGTTCCCGGACGGCGGCGACATCGCCGTTGTTCAGGGCGCGGATAATGATTTTTGCCGTGGCTTTGTCGAGGGCGGCCGCTTTGGAACCCGGCTGGATGGTTGACGTGCGGCCGACGGAAGCACTTGACGGGGTGCGGACGATCTTCGGTGTGGACTCGGGTTTGGCCGTTGCCGGCGCATTTTCCGTTCGTGTCTTGGCGGGGGCCGCGGCGGGCTGTTCGGCACGATAGACGATCCCGTCGTTTTCCCCCTTAACACCGATATCGCAGGCCCGGACCTGCTGCTCCGGCGCAAAATGAAAGACTTCACTATCGCCGTTGGCGAGGCGGCATTCTTGTTGGATGGTCTTGTCCTGCTTGCCGCGCTGGAAGCATTTCAGGACCACCCGGGATTCGGGCGCATCCTGGCTGTCGCCGGTCACCGTGATGATCGCCGGCCGGGCGGGATCGAGGTCGATCTGGGTGGCACCCAGGATGCTCAGGTGGAGATAGCCTTCCTGGATTTTCCTGTCCCTGCTGAACGCAAACGGATCGGCTTCGTTGGTAACGGCGGCATAAACGAGCCCCTCCTCGACGTGAACCATCACCTGGGCGCTCTTTTTGGATTTTTTGATTTCGAATCGTTTTTTTTGCCATTTTTTTGTCAACGCCACCGGTTGGGGAGGCGTGGCATCCAGAGCCCCGTTTTGGGGAATGATGCGGTAGCGACAGCTTGAGCGATCGGTAAGGTTTTTCAGAACGATGGCGACGGGCCGATGGGGATCCACGGCCACCTGGATTTCTCCCCCCTGGCCGATACGGCGACCCCAGGGAGCGGACCCTTTAACGGTCTGGGTAATGGCCGGCTTGTCCTTCCTGACCTGGCTCGAATGCACTTCCTTGGCGTATCCCGCGGGGATCGCAAATACTGCTGAATCAATGGGTGCGACTTTAATGTTGCTGAGTTCCAGGGTGACATCCCGGATATTGGTTTTGACCTTGACGGCGCCGTCCTTGCGGCCGCTGACGATATGGGCTTTGACCGGAAAAGCGTCCAGATCCCTGGCGAACCATACATCGGCCAGCTTGACGTCCTGGTCGTAAAACCCATCGTGATCGCAGGCATACCCGGCAACCGTTTCCGCGTTGATCCGTCGTCGGGTAACATTTTCCTGCAGGTAGGTAATGGCTTGAAAAGGGTCGAGC
This window harbors:
- a CDS encoding vWA domain-containing protein, giving the protein MLTLKKILIGLAAMFALLFSLTPAVLSVEKSLSENTAAAETAGNILFILDASGSMWGQVEGQAKIAIAKEVLTGLVQELPDESTVGLVAYGHRRKGDCDDVEELIPLERLDKEKMTAKIQALNPKGKTPISRSVRLTAERIKHLENETTIVLVSDGKETCDPDPCGLVRELKDAGIKFVMHVIGFDVTEEEREQLECMANAGGGNYYTAGNAGEFLAAAREVVEKSTPPYGIFKVSAEKNGKPFFTLVTLTHQESGKRWSPASTSGKTGTVEIRLAPGTYQAELNNTGVSGGQASAVRFKDIVIVAGETVERKADFSDGTIALASFLNGKPFECSVFFYRQGEKKHFFSMMTNHTTGDLKRRMLPGFYRIEVRAHEIAGKPRVFLDDVEVMPGGTVEKTVEFSAGELTVVVTLDGKPFATPIKIVDAAGKEVIKIWSTWPKQGTRVVTLPEGAYTVQVINIEDTKQVHEFEAVTISAGKSETVTAAFPINQ
- a CDS encoding ankyrin repeat domain-containing protein; protein product: MIRANPAARIGWVFFLLFLGMLLAGHAAWGNDFTADISARMFNSDVTGKVYASDGRYRMDLTVAGDDVEKGPVVVTNRVKGVTLLLNPNTRTYDTFKSFSLRAYMLDPFQAITYLQENVTRRRINAETVAGYACDHDGFYDQDVKLADVWFARDLDAFPVKAHIVSGRKDGAVKVKTNIRDVTLELSNIKVAPIDSAVFAIPAGYAKEVHSSQVRKDKPAITQTVKGSAPWGRRIGQGGEIQVAVDPHRPVAIVLKNLTDRSSCRYRIIPQNGALDATPPQPVALTKKWQKKRFEIKKSKKSAQVMVHVEEGLVYAAVTNEADPFAFSRDRKIQEGYLHLSILGATQIDLDPARPAIITVTGDSQDAPESRVVLKCFQRGKQDKTIQQECRLANGDSEVFHFAPEQQVRACDIGVKGENDGIVYRAEQPAAAPAKTRTENAPATAKPESTPKIVRTPSSASVGRTSTIQPGSKAAALDKATAKIIIRALNNGDVAAVRERIDNGMDPNALVYGAPLLQSAANLSTADMVKMIITRGGDLAYRDRSDNDALSQAQSNRKHWQAVIAVLVEAGAPVNDETNVWKLAFKTKNGVFQPGVRETLGMLFSKGADINKPISKSGTTLLMHAAKKAWLEPLEFYLDHGADIDARDGSGQTALDWARTPRRGEKAYEQQNRQAIIERLVSLGAP